ACTATTCCGGCCGCAAGGCGTCCGCGTCCGGGGACGAATCCCCGAAGAAGGCGGACACCTCCGGACCGGCACAGCCGGCCGAACCGGCCGCGAAGGCCGATTAGGCCAGACAGAAAAGGCAGCCCCGGCTGCCTTTTTTCATCTGCAAGGGCCGCACGGCCCGGGGGACGAGATGATCGAGCGCTACTCGCGGCCGGAAATGGCCGCCCTGTGGACCCTGGAGAACAAGTTCGCGGTCTGGCTCGAGGTGGAGCTGGCCGTGTGCCGCGCCTGGAACCGCCTGGGCCAGGTTCCCGACGCCGACCTGGCCGAGATCACGGCCAAGGCCGGTTTCGACGTGGACCGCATCCTGGAGATCGAGAAGAAGACCCGCCACGACGTGATCGCCTTCCTCACCGCCGTGGAGGAGAAGGTGGGCCCGTCGGCCCGCTACATCCACCTGGGCTGCACCTCCTCGGACATCGTGGACACGGCCAACGGCGTGCTCCTGACCCGCGCCGGCCGGATCATCCTGGACGGAACGGACCGCCTGCTGGCCGTGCTCAAGGGCATGGCCCTCAAGCACAAGGGGCGGTTGTGCATGGGCCGGACCCACGGCGTGCACGCCGAGCCCGTGAGCTTCGGGCTGAAGATGGCGAGTTTTTACGCCGAGTTCTCGCGCCACCGCGAGCGCTTCGCCCAGGCCCTGGAGGGCGTCCGCGTGGGCAAGATCTCCGGCGCGGTGGGCACCTACGCCCACCTGGACCCGCGCCTGGAGGAGATCACCTGCGAACTGCTCGGCCTGGCCCCGGACCCCATCTCCACCCAGATCATCCAGCGCGACCGCCACGCCCATTTCTTCACCGCCCTGGCCCTCATGGCCGGAGGAGTGGAGCGGCTCTGCACCGAGCTGCGCCACCTCCAGCGCACCGAGGTCCTGGAGGCCGAGGAGGGCTTCGCCAAGGGCCAGAAGGGCTCCTCGGCCATGCCCCACAAGAAGAACCCCATCTCGGCCGAGAACCTCTGCGGCCTGTCCCGGCTGGTGCGCTCCAACTCCCTGGCCAGCATGGAGAACATGGCCCTCTGGCATGAGCGCGACATCAGCCACTCCTCGGTGGAGCGGGTGATCATGCCGGACTCCACCATCCTCATGGACTACATCCTGCACCGCCTGTCCGGCCTGGTGGAGAACCTGCGCGTGATCCCGGAGAACATGGAGCGCAACCTCATGGGCTCCTGCGGCCTGTTCTATTCCCAGCGGGTGCTCATGGCCCTGCTGGAGTCCGGGCTGCCCCGCCAGAAGGCCTACGAGATGGTCCAGAAGGTGGCCATGCGCTGCTGGGAGGAGCGCCTGAGCTTCCCCGACGAGGTGCGCAAGGATGGTGAGATTCTAACACATCTTTCGGCGCAGGCGCTTGACGCGGCCTTTGACCCCTCGTACTACCTCCGGTATGAGGAAATGATTCTGGGCCGCGTCCTGGGCGGCTGAAGGGGACGGACAATCCGAATGACCGACATGAAGAAGCGCCTCGCCACCCTGCTGCTGGAGCTGTCCTATGTCGAGGGCGAGGTCACCCTCACCTCGGGCAAGAAAAGCGACTACTATTTCGATTGCAAGCAGACCGCCCTGCATCCCGAGGGCGGGTTCCTCATCGGCAGCCTGTTCCTGGACATGCTCGCCCCGCTGCGGGTGGCCGGGGTGGGCGGCATGACCCTGGGCGCCGACCCGCTCGTCTCCGCCGTCTCCGTGCTCTCGCACGTGAACCGTTGCCCGATGCCCGGTTTCATCATAAGAAAACAGCCCAAAGGGCACGGCACCAACCAGTACCTCGAGGGCCTGAAGAACTTCCGCGACGGCGACCGGGTGGCCCTCTTGGAGGACGTGGTGACCACGGGCGGGACGCTGCTCACCTCGGTGGAGCGCGTGCGCGCCGCCGGGTTCGAGGTGGCCGCCGTGCTCTGCGTCCTGGACCGCGAGGAAGGCGGCCGGGAGCGTCTGGCCGAGGCCGGACTGGAGCTGCGCTCCATCTTCACCCGCAAGGAACTGCTGGCCGCCGCTCGGAGTTGACCGGCGGCCCAACCGATATCACGGACGATGTCAGCCTTGAAGAGCGCACGACTGCCCTACCTGCTGGCCCTGATCCTGCTGCTGTCCGCCTCGCCCGCGAACGCGGAGGGCTGGAAGATTCGTTTTGACTCCTATTCCCTGAGCCCCCAGCGCTTCCTGGCCATCACCAAGGGCGGCCAGACCCTGTTCATGCTGGAGCACCAGAGTCCGCTCAAGGTGGCCCGGCAGTTCCCCTGCACCACGGGACAGTCCGAGGGCGACAAGCGGGTGGAGGGCGACCTGAAGACCCCCGAGGGCGTGTACTTCGTGGGCGGCAAGCTGCCCAGCGGCGGGCTGGACTACGAACTCTACGGCGGGGTGGCCTATTCCCTGAACTTCCCCAATCCCGTGGACCGCATCAAGGGCAAGACCGGCTCGGGCATCTGGATCCACGGCCGGGGCAAGACCCTGTCTCCCCGCGACACCCGGGGCTGCGTGGCCATGAACACCGGCGACCTGCTCTCCCTCGACGGCGAGCTGCAACGCGGCACGCCCGTGGTCATCGCCGAGGACGTGAGCTGGAGCGAGGAGCCCGGCGAGGCCGAGGGCGTGGCCAAGTCCCTGGACGACGCCCTGCACTCCTGGGCCCGGGACTGGGAGAGCCGGGGCGACGCCTACTTCCGCAACTACTCTCCCGAGAAGTACGCCATCAGCGAGGGCAAGCCGTTCTCGTCCTTCGTGGCCTACAAGAAGCGCATCTTCGCCGGCAAGCCCTGGATCCAGGTCATGGTGGGCAACGTCCGCGCCCTGCCCGGGCCGGACTACTGGGTCACGATCTTCGACCAGTACTACCGCACCACCGGCATGGCCGACACCGTGGGCAAGCGCTTCTACTGGCAGCGCGACGCCTCCGGGGCCTGGCGCATCGTGGGCGAGGAGTACACCGCGCCCAGCGAGGACCTGGAGCCCAAGTACCTGGCCGCCAAGTCCGGGGAGGCCCGCAAGCTCCTGGACGGCTGGCTGGCGGCCTGGCGCAAGGCCGACCTGAAGGGCTATCTTTCCTACTATGACGCCCGCGCCGAGCAGGGCAAGGTGCGCGGCCGCGAGGCCATCGGGGACTACAAGAAGTCCATCTGGCAGTCCAAGCCCCCCGCCGAGGTCAAGGTTGACTCCGTGGAGTTTTCCCTGCACGCTCAGGGCTTGGCCGCCCGTTTCGTGCAGACCTATCGCGACGCCTCCGGGTATGCGGACAAAGGCGTGAAGACCCTGGTGCTGGCGCCCGAGGACGGCGGCTGGAAGATCGTCAGCGAGGATTGGAGAGCGCTGCCGTGAATCACCTGAAGTACAGCGTCCTGTTCATGCGCGACGACTCCGACGTGCGGCGCTTTCGGATCAGCCCGTTCTGGCTC
The window above is part of the Desulfovibrio aminophilus genome. Proteins encoded here:
- the purB gene encoding adenylosuccinate lyase, yielding MIERYSRPEMAALWTLENKFAVWLEVELAVCRAWNRLGQVPDADLAEITAKAGFDVDRILEIEKKTRHDVIAFLTAVEEKVGPSARYIHLGCTSSDIVDTANGVLLTRAGRIILDGTDRLLAVLKGMALKHKGRLCMGRTHGVHAEPVSFGLKMASFYAEFSRHRERFAQALEGVRVGKISGAVGTYAHLDPRLEEITCELLGLAPDPISTQIIQRDRHAHFFTALALMAGGVERLCTELRHLQRTEVLEAEEGFAKGQKGSSAMPHKKNPISAENLCGLSRLVRSNSLASMENMALWHERDISHSSVERVIMPDSTILMDYILHRLSGLVENLRVIPENMERNLMGSCGLFYSQRVLMALLESGLPRQKAYEMVQKVAMRCWEERLSFPDEVRKDGEILTHLSAQALDAAFDPSYYLRYEEMILGRVLGG
- the pyrE gene encoding orotate phosphoribosyltransferase, giving the protein MTDMKKRLATLLLELSYVEGEVTLTSGKKSDYYFDCKQTALHPEGGFLIGSLFLDMLAPLRVAGVGGMTLGADPLVSAVSVLSHVNRCPMPGFIIRKQPKGHGTNQYLEGLKNFRDGDRVALLEDVVTTGGTLLTSVERVRAAGFEVAAVLCVLDREEGGRERLAEAGLELRSIFTRKELLAAARS
- a CDS encoding L,D-transpeptidase family protein, with product MSALKSARLPYLLALILLLSASPANAEGWKIRFDSYSLSPQRFLAITKGGQTLFMLEHQSPLKVARQFPCTTGQSEGDKRVEGDLKTPEGVYFVGGKLPSGGLDYELYGGVAYSLNFPNPVDRIKGKTGSGIWIHGRGKTLSPRDTRGCVAMNTGDLLSLDGELQRGTPVVIAEDVSWSEEPGEAEGVAKSLDDALHSWARDWESRGDAYFRNYSPEKYAISEGKPFSSFVAYKKRIFAGKPWIQVMVGNVRALPGPDYWVTIFDQYYRTTGMADTVGKRFYWQRDASGAWRIVGEEYTAPSEDLEPKYLAAKSGEARKLLDGWLAAWRKADLKGYLSYYDARAEQGKVRGREAIGDYKKSIWQSKPPAEVKVDSVEFSLHAQGLAARFVQTYRDASGYADKGVKTLVLAPEDGGWKIVSEDWRALP